Within the Stenotrophomonas sp. 610A2 genome, the region GAAGCGCTTGGCAATCGTACCGGTGGATTCGTCAATGGCGATGATGCCCTTGCCCGGGGCGACCATGGCCTGGGCGGTTTCAGCCAGCAGTTCGATGCTCATGAGGTTCCTGTGACAGCGTGCGGGAAAACCCGGATTATAGCCCGGCCCGCTCACCGGCTGGCTGCCCGCGAGGTCTGGAACCGGTTTCAGCCTGTCATGTCAGGACAAAACCTGTCCGCTCCGATCAGAAGATGACCGGAGCGGTGGCTTGTTGCTGGCGTCGCTTACAGGTCGCCCAGACCGCTGGCGCGGCCGTCGTTACCGACTTCCAGCAGGCGCAGGGTGTTGGTGGCGCCATGGGTTTCCATGTGCTCGCCACTGGTGAACACCACGCGATCACCCGCTTCCAGCAGGTTGGACTCGACCAGCAGACGGATGCTGCCACGTGCGGCTTCACGCGGGGTGAAGCCACGGCTGTCGAAATTGATCGGGAACACATCGCGCATCAGTGCCATCTGCCGGCGTGCACCGTCATGGCGGGTGACCGCGTAGATCGGCGACTTGGCGCGGAAGCGCGACAGGTAACGCGCGGTGCCACCGGATTCGGTCATCGCCACGATGGCGCGCACGCCCACGTGCTGGGACAGGAACATGGTGGCCATGGCGATGGCCTGGTCGGCGCGCTCCAGGTTGCGCGGCGAGGCGTTGAAGTCGGTCTCGGTCTGGAACTGGCGCTCCGCACCCAGGCAGATACGGGCCATCGCCTCGACCGCCTTGACCGGATAGGCACCTGCCGCGGTTTCGGCCGACAGCATCACCGCGTCGGTACCGTCGATGACCGAGTTGGCCACGTCCAGCACTTCGGCGCGGGTCGGGATCGGGCTTTCGACCATGGACTGCAGCATCTGCGTGGCGGTGATCACCACCTTGTTCTGCGCCAGCGAGGCCTTGATGATCTTCTTCTGCAGGCCCGGCAGTTCGGCGTCGCCGATTTCCACGCCCAGGTCGCCACGCGCCACCATCACCACATCGCTGGCGTCGACGATCTCTTCGAGGTTCTCGATGGCTTCGGTGCGTTCGATCTTGGACACCAGCGCGGCGTAGCAGCCATGCGACTCGGCGATGGCGCGCGCGTCGTTCATGTCCTGCGCGTTACGGCAGAACGAGACGGCGATGAAGTCGACGCCGATCTTGGCGACGATGCCGATCAGCTCTTTATCGCGCTCGGTCAGCGCGCCCAGCGACAGACCGCCGCCCTGCTTGTTCAAGCCCTTGCGGTCGGACAGCACGCCGTCATTGAGCACGGTGTTGATGATGCG harbors:
- the pyk gene encoding pyruvate kinase — translated: MIERQRRTKILATLGPATDAPGVLDDLFRAGVNVVRLNFSHGDPSGQARRAADVRAAAQRVGVEVGILADLPGPKIRIERFAEGKISLKAGDRFDLIASATAPAGDTSQVGVSYLGLPQDVAPGDVLLLDDGLMQLQVVEVQGERIINTVLNDGVLSDRKGLNKQGGGLSLGALTERDKELIGIVAKIGVDFIAVSFCRNAQDMNDARAIAESHGCYAALVSKIERTEAIENLEEIVDASDVVMVARGDLGVEIGDAELPGLQKKIIKASLAQNKVVITATQMLQSMVESPIPTRAEVLDVANSVIDGTDAVMLSAETAAGAYPVKAVEAMARICLGAERQFQTETDFNASPRNLERADQAIAMATMFLSQHVGVRAIVAMTESGGTARYLSRFRAKSPIYAVTRHDGARRQMALMRDVFPINFDSRGFTPREAARGSIRLLVESNLLEAGDRVVFTSGEHMETHGATNTLRLLEVGNDGRASGLGDL